The Candidatus Thermoplasmatota archaeon genome has a window encoding:
- a CDS encoding AIR synthase related protein, with protein sequence MLKDIVDLVRNYEGLTRKRPISPIIEELGPVENMGQTIHGFGEDCAVIDHEGHYLLLAAESIWSRLLEDPEWAGYCSVLANVNDVYAMGGRPLAIVNTLTFRDEQEGRLLAKGMKAGSLKFRVPIVGGHVQPASDSPAISLFILGAAQNPLSSFGCKAGDDIVVATDLVGRMKSRFLNFDSTSGKSSEDVLLRLGALVEIADKGSASAAKDISNPGVLGTIAMLLETSGVGADVDVGAIPKPESVDMSSWVLTYPGCGFILTCDRTRTDETLDILRERELGTAVVGRATGERKMRVSLGDESRVLFDLENEIITGATPAQPSGAGDE encoded by the coding sequence ATGTTGAAGGACATCGTCGACCTCGTGAGGAACTACGAAGGGCTCACGAGGAAGAGACCGATTTCCCCGATAATCGAGGAGCTCGGCCCCGTCGAGAATATGGGACAGACCATTCACGGTTTCGGGGAGGACTGCGCCGTCATCGACCATGAGGGGCATTACCTTCTTCTCGCAGCCGAGAGCATATGGTCCAGACTCCTCGAGGACCCCGAGTGGGCGGGCTATTGCTCCGTCCTCGCGAACGTCAATGACGTGTACGCGATGGGAGGGAGGCCCTTGGCGATCGTGAACACGCTCACCTTCCGAGACGAACAAGAAGGAAGGCTCTTGGCCAAGGGCATGAAAGCAGGTTCGTTGAAGTTCAGAGTCCCAATCGTCGGGGGACACGTGCAGCCTGCGTCCGACTCGCCTGCCATCTCGCTGTTCATTCTCGGGGCCGCTCAGAACCCACTGTCCAGCTTCGGCTGCAAGGCCGGTGACGACATCGTTGTCGCAACAGACCTCGTTGGAAGGATGAAATCCCGATTCCTGAATTTCGATTCCACGAGCGGGAAGTCCTCGGAGGATGTTCTGCTCAGGCTGGGAGCCCTCGTCGAGATCGCGGACAAGGGGTCTGCGTCCGCAGCGAAGGACATATCCAATCCAGGCGTTCTGGGTACTATCGCAATGTTGCTCGAGACCTCCGGTGTGGGAGCGGACGTGGACGTGGGTGCGATTCCCAAGCCCGAAAGCGTTGATATGTCGTCCTGGGTCCTCACGTATCCTGGATGCGGGTTCATCTTGACCTGTGATAGGACCAGGACCGATGAGACACTGGACATACTGCGGGAGAGGGAACTGGGCACCGCTGTCGTGGGCCGCGCGACTGGAGAGAGGAAGATGCGGGTCTCCCTCGGGGACGAGTCACGCGTGTTGTTCGACCTTGAGAATGAGATAATCACCGGCGCGACCCCTGCTCAACCTTCGGGTGCGGGAGATGAATGA
- a CDS encoding MSMEG_0568 family radical SAM protein has protein sequence MEATLKNRLLCLGMKAPDELKEGRKWGAGPAGGRYLLVHDSVTNVPIFGFAEDSPIHLLERDDKHYVSDGGKETKVDLLDNPRFYDAPTSDGVRMRMIALAHGNRCLGSTVYQRCVRWEMGDQCKFCGIELSLKHGMTMEVKKPHHLAEVAEAAEGEGFDHITLTTGTANLRDKGSRMLSSVTRAVKDNARMGVHVQIEPVSKEEIESMHSAGADSIGIHIESLDRKTLERVCPGKAGDYDVYFEAWENALDVFGPNQVSSYVILGLGEDRIETLAGIDKMCEAGVIPFVVPLRPLDETPLRDSIPPRPEVMEEFYSYACDSMKEHGINPAKNLAGCVRCGGCSALMDYYR, from the coding sequence ATGGAAGCCACCCTCAAGAACAGACTTCTCTGTCTCGGAATGAAGGCCCCTGACGAGCTGAAGGAGGGAAGGAAGTGGGGCGCGGGACCTGCTGGTGGGAGGTACCTCCTTGTGCACGATTCGGTCACGAACGTCCCCATATTCGGGTTTGCGGAGGACTCTCCGATCCATCTGCTCGAACGTGACGACAAACACTACGTCAGCGACGGAGGCAAGGAGACGAAGGTGGACCTTCTGGACAACCCCAGATTCTATGATGCGCCGACATCTGATGGTGTAAGAATGCGGATGATCGCATTGGCTCACGGGAACAGATGTCTTGGCTCGACTGTCTATCAGAGATGCGTGAGGTGGGAGATGGGCGACCAGTGCAAGTTCTGCGGAATCGAGCTCTCGCTGAAACACGGGATGACAATGGAAGTGAAGAAGCCACATCATCTTGCCGAGGTTGCCGAAGCGGCGGAGGGCGAAGGCTTCGACCACATCACGCTCACAACGGGCACAGCCAATCTGAGGGACAAAGGCTCGAGGATGCTCTCGAGCGTAACTAGAGCTGTGAAGGATAACGCGAGGATGGGCGTCCACGTGCAGATCGAGCCGGTTTCCAAGGAAGAGATCGAATCGATGCATTCTGCGGGAGCGGACAGCATTGGCATCCATATCGAATCCCTCGATAGAAAGACCCTCGAAAGAGTGTGTCCAGGCAAGGCGGGCGACTACGATGTCTACTTCGAGGCGTGGGAGAACGCCCTCGACGTCTTCGGTCCCAATCAGGTGAGCTCCTACGTCATCCTGGGGCTTGGAGAGGACCGGATCGAGACCTTGGCGGGGATCGACAAGATGTGTGAGGCGGGTGTCATCCCCTTCGTCGTCCCGCTCAGACCGTTGGACGAAACACCGCTTCGGGATTCCATCCCGCCAAGACCGGAGGTCATGGAGGAGTTCTACTCCTACGCATGTGATAGCATGAAAGAGCACGGAATCAATCCGGCGAAGAACTTGGCGGGGTGCGTGCGCTGCGGGGGATGCTCAGCCCTGATGGACTACTACAGATGA
- a CDS encoding GNAT family N-acetyltransferase, whose amino-acid sequence MVEEFGPTDAKDIEDLFRAVWPQAKEYPEEWRRRRMLSAEEIVGEMKSGHRYFGIALDERIVGVYKARIRGDTCFGEHQSIHPSCRAAGLAEAMYDQFLELAKRTNCRKNVVNILIGHGIGELCVRRYSFRKVGEPFEQAKGMLVQRYEREI is encoded by the coding sequence GTGGTAGAAGAGTTTGGCCCTACGGACGCAAAGGACATAGAAGACCTCTTCCGAGCAGTCTGGCCTCAGGCGAAGGAGTATCCTGAGGAATGGCGGCGGAGAAGGATGCTCTCCGCAGAGGAGATCGTCGGGGAGATGAAGAGCGGCCACCGCTATTTCGGGATAGCGCTCGATGAGAGGATCGTCGGCGTCTACAAAGCGAGAATCCGCGGGGACACGTGTTTCGGAGAGCACCAGTCTATCCATCCGAGCTGCAGGGCGGCGGGTCTGGCAGAGGCCATGTACGATCAGTTCTTGGAATTGGCCAAGAGAACGAACTGCAGGAAGAACGTGGTCAACATCCTCATCGGTCACGGCATTGGTGAGCTGTGCGTGAGGAGATACTCATTCCGGAAAGTGGGAGAGCCCTTCGAGCAAGCCAAGGGTATGCTGGTCCAGAGATACGAAAGGGAGATCTAG
- a CDS encoding carboxymuconolactone decarboxylase family protein: MKPVAKAIEDRNECQEKIRKEMPDLYEGFRSLLQSTYKDGHLPRKTKEIVAVACSVAVRSESCVLAHVKKAIDAGASKDEILEAGAIGVEMGGGPSLVFAKDAIDVAEALLK, translated from the coding sequence ATGAAACCTGTAGCCAAGGCAATCGAGGACAGGAACGAATGCCAGGAGAAGATTCGGAAGGAGATGCCCGACCTCTATGAGGGTTTCCGTTCGCTCTTGCAGTCGACCTACAAGGACGGACATCTGCCGCGAAAGACAAAGGAGATAGTCGCGGTGGCTTGCTCCGTCGCCGTCCGGTCGGAGTCGTGCGTGCTAGCGCACGTCAAGAAGGCGATTGATGCGGGAGCCTCGAAGGACGAGATTCTAGAGGCGGGCGCGATTGGCGTCGAGATGGGCGGGGGACCCTCTCTCGTGTTCGCCAAAGACGCAATTGATGTGGCAGAGGCCCTCCTGAAGTAG
- a CDS encoding radical SAM protein, whose amino-acid sequence MWPIRDVRYQVTHACDLHCPHCFAKADKPLPDELTLEEAKAMVLDLKESGMRMITLTGGEPLCREEFTLDLASFLGEQRIRYRVFTNGLRMTEEIASRLKESDTYEVQVSFDGLRETHDAFRGTEGSFDKAIGALEIARDAGLRTTVRVTVTRRNSEEILDLLDIVYPLGISAFRIRPFVPVGRGKEHKEFIPKRTDFENSFGRLAKVKERYPIQITFIVPHFIFVFDSSRKYHSEREFDGMPCVCGKTLAAITPDGGVRPCGYFSSDLGNVREMKFSEIWENNEFLQRMRNLERLEDRCMECEFLSLCRGGCRASAYENTGRLDATDPLCPLVE is encoded by the coding sequence ATGTGGCCAATACGGGACGTGAGATATCAGGTTACACATGCCTGCGATCTCCATTGCCCCCACTGTTTTGCGAAAGCCGATAAACCGCTGCCCGACGAGTTGACGCTCGAGGAAGCGAAGGCAATGGTTCTCGACCTGAAGGAGAGTGGGATGAGAATGATCACACTCACGGGCGGCGAGCCACTATGTCGAGAGGAGTTCACGCTTGACCTGGCTTCCTTCCTGGGCGAGCAGAGAATCCGCTACAGGGTCTTCACGAACGGCCTCCGCATGACGGAAGAAATCGCATCCCGTCTGAAGGAGAGCGACACCTACGAGGTTCAGGTGAGCTTCGACGGTCTGAGAGAGACCCATGATGCGTTTCGCGGAACCGAGGGGTCCTTCGACAAAGCGATTGGGGCTCTCGAAATCGCCAGAGACGCGGGGCTGAGGACAACGGTCAGAGTCACGGTCACGAGAAGGAACTCAGAGGAGATCCTCGACCTCCTGGACATCGTCTATCCGCTGGGTATATCTGCCTTCAGGATTAGACCGTTCGTCCCCGTCGGAAGAGGAAAGGAGCACAAGGAGTTCATCCCCAAAAGGACAGACTTCGAGAATTCCTTCGGTCGTCTCGCAAAGGTGAAGGAAAGGTACCCGATCCAGATCACGTTCATAGTTCCCCATTTCATCTTCGTCTTCGACAGCAGCAGGAAGTATCATTCCGAAAGGGAGTTCGACGGCATGCCCTGTGTGTGCGGAAAGACCCTGGCAGCGATTACGCCAGACGGAGGGGTCAGACCGTGTGGTTACTTCTCCTCCGACCTGGGGAATGTAAGGGAGATGAAGTTCTCTGAGATATGGGAGAACAACGAGTTCCTTCAGAGAATGAGGAACCTCGAGAGACTGGAGGACAGGTGCATGGAGTGCGAGTTCCTGAGCCTTTGCCGTGGCGGTTGCAGGGCGTCCGCGTACGAGAACACGGGAAGGCTCGATGCGACCGATCCCCTTTGTCCGTTGGTGGAGTGA
- the nadA gene encoding quinolinate synthase NadA — MIVISHNYQDGPTQEVSDHIFGTTSIVRRAREFKGKQVLFCGVMYMAEDMYNMVDGDIEIFLPEIQVRDGEIDRPRCPMIKKQTGTEIVTARHLQEARKHEPDMILSYINTPSSIKAKTDGVYNGTVGLDVIRRIAEDRGGKGSVAFIGDHNMNEWIADVVRPEFPEFKVISVPALGVQCPSHVKIDEALFIETYQSLKSRFGDDLGLEMHAEVTKELREFGFENDAYFGGTGGLVHRPMESDINHWLVGTVEGVVDRLRRESTKDIYSLGIKCPNMSFTTPEKVSIARELLEGGGPVAEARYVTSDMPYFDVEILRPDVVKGVMKGSSRIPAVRITVKQGISEKAKQALELLL; from the coding sequence ATGATTGTCATCTCGCACAACTACCAGGACGGTCCCACCCAGGAAGTCTCAGATCACATCTTCGGAACGACAAGCATAGTAAGGAGAGCGCGAGAGTTCAAGGGGAAGCAGGTGCTCTTCTGCGGCGTCATGTACATGGCGGAGGACATGTACAACATGGTGGACGGTGACATCGAGATATTCCTCCCCGAGATACAGGTCAGGGATGGAGAGATCGACAGACCGAGATGTCCGATGATCAAGAAGCAGACGGGAACCGAGATCGTCACAGCAAGACATCTCCAAGAAGCGAGAAAGCACGAACCCGATATGATCCTATCGTACATCAACACACCTTCGAGCATAAAGGCGAAGACGGATGGCGTCTACAACGGGACCGTGGGTCTCGACGTCATCAGGAGAATCGCCGAGGACCGCGGAGGCAAGGGCAGCGTGGCCTTCATCGGAGATCATAACATGAACGAGTGGATCGCAGATGTCGTGAGACCTGAGTTCCCAGAGTTCAAGGTGATTTCGGTGCCCGCGCTTGGCGTCCAATGTCCCAGTCACGTGAAGATCGATGAGGCACTCTTCATTGAGACGTATCAATCTCTGAAATCGAGATTCGGTGACGACCTCGGGTTGGAAATGCACGCTGAGGTGACGAAAGAGCTTCGGGAGTTCGGGTTCGAGAACGACGCCTACTTCGGCGGGACGGGGGGGTTGGTTCACAGGCCCATGGAGTCTGACATCAACCACTGGCTCGTGGGCACGGTCGAGGGCGTTGTGGACAGACTCAGACGCGAATCGACTAAGGATATCTATTCTCTCGGAATCAAATGCCCGAACATGTCATTCACCACTCCTGAAAAGGTCTCGATCGCGAGAGAGTTGCTAGAAGGCGGTGGCCCCGTCGCAGAGGCTCGCTACGTCACGTCGGACATGCCCTATTTCGATGTAGAGATCCTGCGGCCAGATGTCGTGAAGGGAGTGATGAAAGGCTCCTCGCGGATACCAGCGGTGAGAATCACTGTGAAACAGGGGATCAGTGAAAAAGCAAAGCAGGCCCTGGAGCTACTCCTCTGA